The window ATGGTAACTACGATCTCAAACTTCGTATCTCAAAAACCCTCGACCAGTGATCACACTTCCAAAAGGTAACCAACCATTTCAGCAacttgaatattttgaatgcAGTGTGGTTCCAGCAACTTGTGGGGCTTAAGTAGTGTTAGCAACTTCATTGTTGTTTAATACtgtatcttattttttctcttcttcgtCAAATGTTCAAATGTTCAAGTGTAACTATGAGCTTTTTTATCCAAGGCTACTTGGATAACTTCCCAACACTTTTGACTTGTTATTAATGAACTGTTATCCAAGGCTACTTGTTGTGTCTTCaactttctttatttatgtctTTGATCATCTTGTGTTGTTCTTAACACTACTATTATGTGTATGTGGAGATGTTGATGCATTCGATTTCTTGAATATCGACTTTGAGCTTCATCATGAAATTAATACATCACATCTCCGGAGCTTCACTGGTTTTATGAATTTCGTGATTACTTCATAACTGTGCGCTTTGAATTTGAAACTAGATTGCTTTGATTGCTTGATTACTTTATCCGAATTGATTTCTTTAGTACAGTTTTTATAAGAGGCTCAAAATTCTAATCTTATCTCATGTTCGGTTGTCTTTTTCTCAACGCTCGATCCGTCACCACAATGTCAAGATTACATCGTATCTCAGGACTATAGTGGAGTTAAGACTTGCTTTATAAGTGGAATTTTTAATGCTTCTTTCAAGGTCATAGGTGATACTGATGAAGGGAGCTAAGTAGGTTTGACAACTTCATTTCAATTTAGAGACCGAAATAATTCTGAcactaatttataatttattattgttttattttgcggCAAACTTTTTTCGTCTTTaactatatttcaaaaaaaaattaatttcaatttagagacaaaaaaattttagagaCAGCAACAATGCGGACGATACGGAGTCAAGGGAGGTCGCTGAGTTGCTAACCATAGCGGCGAGGCCGGTGCCGCAGGTGTTGGATCTGATTATAGAAGAAACAACAACTTTTCCGGCCTTGGTGGAGCTCACTCGCAGAATTCGGGCGGGTGAGGCGACTCGCCGTTTGACTTGGGCGGAGGGCCTTATTTACTTTAATAGGAGGGTGCTGGTGGATACTAATTCAGCAGCAAAACGTGATTTACTGACTGCCCATGACGGGACACCCGGGGCAGGAGCGCACGTTTCGACTCCTTGCGGCAACGTTCTTTTGGCCTAAGATGCGCAAAGATGTCAATGCATTTGTGGACGAGTGTGTAGTGTGTCAATCTACCAAGTATTCCACACAGAAACCGGCTGGGTTGCTGCAACCGCTCCCCATCCCTTTCCAAGTATGGGAGGACGTTTCTATGGACTTTATTACTGGTTTGCCGCAATCTCGAGGGTATACGGCAATTATGGTTGTGGTTGATCGACTTTCAAAGTACGCCCATTTTGCCCCATTGGCTACTCGTTTCGACGCCTTTCGAGTTGCTCACTTATTCGTCAACACGGTGGTGCGCCATCATGTTTCCCTAAAACACTTGTTTCTGATCGAGATTCAGTTTTTCTTAATGCTACTTGGGAGGAGATAATGAGATTGAGTGGTACTAAGTTGAATTTTACCACAACTTACCATCCGCAGTCGGACGGTCAAACGGAGGTACGCAACCGAGGATTGGAGCAATATCTGTGTGCTTTTACAACGGATAAACCATCAAAATGAGCGAATTAATCAGAATACAATATTCTAGCTTTAAATcgtaaaagataaaaaaaactatcacTATAATGGATAATGCAAATGGGTAATTACTCAtaacttttataaaaaattttatatatattaacttTAGAATTGAAAGAACCAGCAATCTCATcatgacaaactaaaatcttCAAAGTTTCACTACTCATTTTGTTTTCCAATAAAACTCAAAGATAAAATAACTCGATTGCCTTGCTTGGAGCTATTTGTTGCCCACttataaatgtaataaaatacacatataattaaaaactaaataataaaattctatattttaccttaactttaaaattgaataaaattaataatcaataatagaataaattagtTCTGAAAAATTTAACGGTTactattgaaaataaaaattatgattattaaaatgtgaaagaaataaaatggtggtaatatagaaggaaaaaaatcaagaaaaatatttgaatttaattaaattccatGCTAAATACtaacatttcattatttatactccctccgtccacaaacaatattcaaatataaattgaaactcatttaaatatatcgcaattacataaaacatatcacgataaacataaaaaatagctaaaattCAAGTtagcaacaaattaaaacccACCACCACTTGAAAAAATATGGCATCAATTCCAACTCCGTGCGTGAAGGATGAGGCCGCCGCCCCAACCACCATCCGTGCCACCGTTGTCCAAGCAAGCTGCCACTGTGTTCTACGATACCCCTGCCACTCTCGGTTTgtactaatttgaaacattttgtatatacGGTGTAATTCTTTCATTTCTGCTTTCCAATAGGCCTCTTTATGTGTTTTCAATGTAggcttcaattatttatttctacaattaatattacaCTACTAATTTTTACAGTGTAGTGATGCACTATTTTGTTTACCATTCactagattttaattattttttatagtatttcgACTCGATCAATGATTTAGAATGGTGTAAAAGTTCATTTAGCTCATATAGCATTCATGTAActacgaaaaaaaattactatcatACAAAAACTAGTTTCttcataaataatattctctcaTATATTATTCAGATTTCAGAACCAATTGCTACTCATGAACTCATGGATTTTCGAAAGTGAAACTCAATAATGGCACCAAATAATCGAATCGAGAGCTCAACAGTAACTGCTGCGAGGACTGGACTGTGATTCGGACTCAGGCTGCTAGCTTTTTCGAGTACACAACATACATTGGGTCGGTGCGACCAGGATTTGGAGATATATCCACAGCCTACAAGAATACAAAGATAACTCGATCACTGCTCGTGCTCGAGCAACATGGTTGCTAAGGCTATTGCAAATGTATGAAATTATCAAGACAGAGTCCAGATTCCAATTACCTTAGGAGGCTCAAACCCTCCAGCATAATGGAAATAGGCTCCGACTATAATTACATGATCTGTATCTCCGGTCGATGTCCAGATTGAGATTGCCTTCGTAAAGAAGCAGCGATTGGAGAAGCTTGCATGCAAAACTCACAAAATCAGTGGAGTTTCAGTAAAAACCAGCTAATCGATTCTAAAACCATTGCAGATACCAAACCATCAAAACCACAGAAGATTTCTGAGGGTGCATTGCtaataacaaattttagtTGCATAAAATTGAGTAATTATCACCTCATTATAGCAAGTCCGCCTGGTTTGAGGATCCGTGCCATCtccttgaaaatttcaatagGCTTAGATAGGTAGTCCACACTAACCTGAGACGTAATAAATCTTTTCAAACAGGATTCATATCATCACATGCATAAGAAGGGTTGATGCAAAAGCAAATGCTAAGCATCTTCAAGATTTTCAATGAATGTCTATATTGATTCAATTTTCCAATTCAAGAGAAGGAAATCAGTTACTATATCTCTTCCCACTGAATATTATCATAAAGAAAACAAGTCTCGAACTTGAGCATGGACAGATATTGAAATAGATTTGCATACCACATTTGTAATAACGTCGAAGGTGCTATCATCAAATGGGAGTTTAGGATCAACGTTCAAGTCTTGCACGATATACTCAGTCAAAACCTACAAATACATTAATTGAAACACATGAATCATTCAGTTCATGAAATGCAGCATCATTTCCATGGAGAATTGTTAGCATCCTCAAAACTTATATCTCAACATTGTGCTATGGAGTAGGGATATGACATCGGAACTGCTATAAAACGATCAGCAGATATGATCTTACTGGATTTCTCTTTAACTCTTCTTCATTTAAGCCCATGCCAGTTATCCTTGGTTGCTTATACCCCTTAGGATAATGACTGACCTAGACAAACCATAAGAATCATGTTATTGTCAACGTAGCGACTTTTATTAGGCAAGAGCAATATAAAGGTGAACATGTAACTTACCCAGCTGCTACACATGTCAAGTATAGCAACTCCAGGAGTATTACTTGGGGGCAAGACCTCTGAGTAATATTTAGTCAGGGCAGCAATTGCTGGATCATCAATATGAGTCACGAAACGCGGAGATTCATAGAACAATGTATCCGGTGACCTGTAGTGTTGTCCAGACAACCTTTGTCAGTGGATGAAACTGAATGTGTAATAACAATTGATTTACAAAATCCCAATTTTCAAGACATTGACATATAAATCAGCTAGATTGTTCGGCTCTATGAGGGAAATCCTCATACCGCAGCCACTACTATACTCTCCTCTCCCACTATCTCGCTTTCTCACTTGAGGGTCACACGGCATGATAACAGAAAAACTCCCTATAGTTTCACTTATTAAAACCCTTGAGAAGCTGACAATACAAAGGAAGCAATTGCCATATCATTCATGATTGCTTGCACTCAGCCATCTCAATTCTACACTCTTGAGTAATACGTTATCACAATGGCTATGGCAATTTCTGGTGCAACTCGTCAAATTTCGCTCTCTTGAATGTAATAACCTATCTATTCATCATCTCcactttttcatatttcacattttagcTAGCATATCAGACAAAATATGCTCTTAAGATCGTACGAATACAAATTGGAACGAGCAGCCTCGTCCAAAGGGGGAAATGAAAGGATGAACGAAACATTTTGTAAACATCAAACCGTAGCTCCTACCAACGACAGCTGCTTATGCAATGATGAGAGCAAAACTGTGGTTCATCTCTTCAAACTCAATACTCGACCTTAGCTTTCCTAATTTTCCTATCTTTAACAAGACTCAATTCTCGAATCAAGCATAAAAGTTCGATCTTCTTAATAGACTTACTCATCAAAGCGTTGGAAGTCCTCTTCCTTAAAGGGAAACTGCTCAGGCCATTCCATATTCTCCAATacctttaaaattaaaacaaagcCATCAATCAATAATTTAGGAGCTCTGAATGCAGCAACTCTCCTTGAAAGTGGAGGTAGAGCAGCAAAAGGAGCTGCAAATTTGATAACGCCCAATCCATTTGCTGCCATTTTACCCCTATTTTTAGCTCTCTTTTTTAGCTCATTTCAGTATTCAATTGAGTTGGGCTATTTCTCCCACATGCAATAATAGGTGTTTTAATTgaagtaataatattaatagttctaaaatatgtttaaaatttgaaataaaaagatgatttaatttatgttatattcTAATGAAACTTCAATGGAATTTGATTCATCTCCTcgttaaatttttaataattttgggtTCAGTATCAATTTGCATTGGGAATTAGTGAAATTGTTGATAACCACAATTGCATTAATTTGATccaatttgatcaaatttagAGGGAAAGTGTTGTTGATAACCACCATTGCATTAATTTGAtccaatttgattaaatttagaAGGAAAGTCTATCCTTTTTGAGTATTTATTGACTGATGCAGGTGTATGTTACGTGGCTACCATATCCAACACTAGGATAATGGTATGATGGGCTTTTGGGCTGAACAAGAAGGcccaaatttaatactacttcaTAAGCCCAATCAAGAaaacacgacacgataacaacataTATATGACACAACACAATAACaacactataataataatattatactccttcgtcccactttagagTCCCTTGAGTTCAAGAcgtattaaaaaatgtaaaggaaagttg is drawn from Salvia hispanica cultivar TCC Black 2014 chromosome 6, UniMelb_Shisp_WGS_1.0, whole genome shotgun sequence and contains these coding sequences:
- the LOC125196751 gene encoding uncharacterized protein LOC125196751; amino-acid sequence: MEWPEQFPFKEEDFQRFDESPDTLFYESPRFVTHIDDPAIAALTKYYSEVLPPSNTPGVAILDMCSSWVSHYPKGYKQPRITGMGLNEEELKRNPVLTEYIVQDLNVDPKLPFDDSTFDVITNVVSVDYLSKPIEIFKEMARILKPGGLAIMSFSNRCFFTKAISIWTSTGDTDHVIIVGAYFHYAGGFEPPKAVDISPNPGRTDPMYVVYSKKLAA